In the Carassius auratus strain Wakin chromosome 50, ASM336829v1, whole genome shotgun sequence genome, one interval contains:
- the LOC113066838 gene encoding ETS homologous factor-like isoform X1, giving the protein MVLQASGVMSIPATVSVNNQPPATWTTHYNCSDVTSGYMSRLWSQDLHPQNWTKYQVWEWLQQTLDMHQIDATSIPFQNFDLDGRQLCNMSFQDFTRAAGSVGSILFQSLTDLKWNGQYGQTDTFTPGDIKTEIETDFPCSILPFKEESNFYTSELFDFKTSFQPNTILSSPAPSSPDPKRSQVKRHNPRGTHLWEFIRDILLNPERNPGLIKWEDRSEGVFRFLKSEAVAQLWGKKKNNSSMTYEKLSRAMRYYYKREILERVDGRRLVYKFGRNARGWRESEK; this is encoded by the exons ATGGTCCTTCAGGCCAGCGGTGTCATGAGTATCCCAGCTACTGTGAGTGTTAACAACCAGCCACCTGCTACCTGGACAACCCACTACAACTGCTCTGATG TGACATCTGGTTACATGAGCCGGCTCTGGTCTCAAGATCTTCACCCACAAAACTGGACCAAGTACCAGGTGTGGGAATGGCTCCAACAGACGCTGGACATGCACCAAATTGATGCCACCAGCATTCCCTTCCAGAACTTTGACCTTGACGGGAGGCAACTGTGCAACATGAGCTTCCAAGACTTCACCCGGGCAGCCGGATCCGTAGGTTCCATTCTTTTCCAAAGCCTGACTGACCTCAAGTGGAACG GTCAGTATGGTCAAACAGATACGTTTACACCAGGggacattaaaacagaaatagaga CAGATTTCCCTTGTTCAATCCTCCCCTTCAAGGAAGAATCCAACTTTTACACTTCAG AACTGTTTGATTTCAAAACCTCATTCCAGCCCAACACCATATTATCTTCACCTGCTCCCTCAAGCCCAG ATCCCAAGCGTTCACAAGTCAAAAGACACA ACCCTCGTGGGACACACCTATGGGAGTTCATCCGAGACATTCTCCTTAACCCCGAGCGTAACCCCGGCCTGATCAAATGGGAGGATCGGTCCGAGGGGGTTTTCCGCTTCCTTAAGTCAGAAGCCGTGGCTCAGCTTTGGGGCaagaagaaaaacaacagcaGTATGACCTATGAGAAACTCAGTCGAGCGATGAG GTATTATTATAAACGAGAGATTCTGGAACGGGTGGATGGACGTAGACTTGTCTATAAGTTCGGCCGAAATGCTCGAGGATGGAGAGAGTCTGAGAAGTGA
- the LOC113066838 gene encoding ETS homologous factor-like isoform X2 has translation MVLQASGVMSIPATVSVNNQPPATWTTHYNCSDVTSGYMSRLWSQDLHPQNWTKYQVWEWLQQTLDMHQIDATSIPFQNFDLDGRQLCNMSFQDFTRAAGSVGSILFQSLTDLKWNGQYGQTDTFTPGDIKTEIENFPCSILPFKEESNFYTSELFDFKTSFQPNTILSSPAPSSPDPKRSQVKRHNPRGTHLWEFIRDILLNPERNPGLIKWEDRSEGVFRFLKSEAVAQLWGKKKNNSSMTYEKLSRAMRYYYKREILERVDGRRLVYKFGRNARGWRESEK, from the exons ATGGTCCTTCAGGCCAGCGGTGTCATGAGTATCCCAGCTACTGTGAGTGTTAACAACCAGCCACCTGCTACCTGGACAACCCACTACAACTGCTCTGATG TGACATCTGGTTACATGAGCCGGCTCTGGTCTCAAGATCTTCACCCACAAAACTGGACCAAGTACCAGGTGTGGGAATGGCTCCAACAGACGCTGGACATGCACCAAATTGATGCCACCAGCATTCCCTTCCAGAACTTTGACCTTGACGGGAGGCAACTGTGCAACATGAGCTTCCAAGACTTCACCCGGGCAGCCGGATCCGTAGGTTCCATTCTTTTCCAAAGCCTGACTGACCTCAAGTGGAACG GTCAGTATGGTCAAACAGATACGTTTACACCAGGggacattaaaacagaaatagaga ATTTCCCTTGTTCAATCCTCCCCTTCAAGGAAGAATCCAACTTTTACACTTCAG AACTGTTTGATTTCAAAACCTCATTCCAGCCCAACACCATATTATCTTCACCTGCTCCCTCAAGCCCAG ATCCCAAGCGTTCACAAGTCAAAAGACACA ACCCTCGTGGGACACACCTATGGGAGTTCATCCGAGACATTCTCCTTAACCCCGAGCGTAACCCCGGCCTGATCAAATGGGAGGATCGGTCCGAGGGGGTTTTCCGCTTCCTTAAGTCAGAAGCCGTGGCTCAGCTTTGGGGCaagaagaaaaacaacagcaGTATGACCTATGAGAAACTCAGTCGAGCGATGAG GTATTATTATAAACGAGAGATTCTGGAACGGGTGGATGGACGTAGACTTGTCTATAAGTTCGGCCGAAATGCTCGAGGATGGAGAGAGTCTGAGAAGTGA